In Terriglobus sp. TAA 43, a single window of DNA contains:
- a CDS encoding DUF5996 family protein: MSATKNVSLDSWPALAYSDFAATQHLLHMCLQVVGKLKLNEPFQSQWAELPLWLSARGLTTGPIPYGDGAYEIYVDLLSHAVECVTSWGFTGQLPLRSMSVAQFTEQLFDLLRKAGVEVSINLKPQEVPNTIPFDQDTEQRPYEASLVTSWWRILLSTQRVMRIFQGRFKGKTQPIGLMWGTLDIRDVRYNGKPASAGPKADYIRRNAMTEELVEVGWWSGSAAYPKAAFYSFTYPQPEGIEKESISPSSARWDAAMGEFLLDYDDLRKSADPDGDLLAFFETSYRAGAARAGWNPNLVGTGTPE, from the coding sequence ATGTCGGCAACAAAGAACGTCTCTCTCGATTCCTGGCCCGCTCTTGCCTATTCAGATTTCGCGGCGACGCAACACCTTCTTCATATGTGCCTGCAGGTTGTGGGCAAGTTGAAGTTGAACGAACCATTTCAATCGCAATGGGCAGAACTGCCTCTGTGGCTGTCTGCGCGAGGATTGACGACTGGGCCGATCCCGTATGGCGACGGTGCTTATGAGATCTATGTTGATCTGCTGTCGCACGCAGTGGAGTGTGTGACGAGTTGGGGCTTCACGGGACAGTTGCCATTACGGTCCATGTCGGTCGCTCAGTTTACGGAGCAACTCTTCGACTTGCTCCGCAAAGCGGGCGTTGAGGTTTCCATTAACTTGAAGCCGCAGGAAGTACCGAATACGATTCCTTTCGATCAGGACACAGAGCAACGTCCGTACGAGGCATCGCTGGTTACGAGCTGGTGGCGGATTCTTTTGAGCACGCAACGCGTGATGAGGATTTTTCAGGGGCGGTTCAAAGGGAAGACGCAGCCCATTGGCCTGATGTGGGGAACGCTCGATATTCGCGATGTGCGCTATAACGGAAAGCCCGCTTCTGCTGGTCCGAAAGCCGACTACATCCGAAGAAATGCAATGACCGAGGAGTTAGTGGAAGTGGGATGGTGGTCTGGCAGCGCTGCATATCCTAAGGCGGCGTTCTACTCCTTCACGTATCCACAGCCAGAGGGAATTGAAAAGGAAAGCATCAGTCCATCGAGTGCTCGATGGGATGCAGCTATGGGCGAGTTCCTATTGGATTATGACGATTTGCGTAAGTCAGCAGACCCGGACGGCGATCTGCTCGCGTTTTTCGAAACAAGCTACCGTGCTGGTGCAGCGCGCGCAGGATGGAATCCAAACCTTGTTGGGACTGGAACTCCGGAGTAG
- a CDS encoding c-type cytochrome, whose amino-acid sequence MRPSTAVHAQQQQQPRGGRPGGSERPGGGAAAGPNEGAQAQSADQSHGAAMQQAAPFGIVAYPDRPAAPKEVLDRGKTAFSVNCAFCHGSDAGGGSVGPNLLRSEVVLQDAAGEKILPIVHGGRAEQGMPKIDIPDSSVVDIAAWLHSLKTGGNMRSTEKINIVVGKADAGKAAFGKLCASCHSVDGDLKGFAAKYEDPRSMQQAWMLPGVVAFGRRGGGGPPPPQLHVPPTTATVTLASGKKVTGRLGVLDDFYAEIITDDGVVHRFTLNNGVPKVEVNDPLKAHRAMFRTITDTEIHDITAYLESLK is encoded by the coding sequence GTGCGGCCGTCGACGGCGGTGCATGCGCAACAACAACAGCAACCACGCGGAGGTCGTCCGGGCGGATCGGAACGTCCCGGCGGTGGTGCGGCGGCGGGACCGAACGAAGGCGCGCAGGCGCAGTCGGCGGATCAGTCGCATGGCGCGGCGATGCAGCAGGCTGCACCGTTTGGCATTGTGGCTTACCCGGATCGTCCCGCAGCACCGAAAGAAGTTTTGGATCGCGGCAAGACCGCGTTCAGTGTGAACTGTGCGTTCTGTCATGGGTCGGATGCCGGTGGCGGATCGGTTGGGCCGAACCTGTTGCGCAGTGAAGTTGTGCTGCAGGATGCCGCTGGCGAAAAGATTCTGCCGATTGTGCACGGCGGGCGTGCGGAACAGGGCATGCCGAAGATTGATATTCCCGACAGCAGCGTGGTGGATATTGCGGCGTGGCTTCACAGCTTGAAGACGGGCGGCAATATGCGCTCGACCGAGAAGATCAACATTGTGGTGGGTAAGGCGGATGCGGGCAAAGCGGCGTTTGGTAAGCTATGCGCTTCGTGCCATTCCGTGGATGGTGATCTGAAGGGATTTGCTGCGAAGTATGAAGACCCGCGCAGCATGCAGCAGGCGTGGATGTTGCCTGGTGTGGTGGCGTTTGGACGTCGTGGCGGCGGTGGGCCGCCTCCTCCGCAGCTTCATGTGCCGCCGACTACGGCAACTGTGACGCTGGCCAGCGGCAAGAAGGTGACCGGACGGTTAGGCGTGCTGGATGACTTCTATGCGGAGATCATCACGGACGATGGAGTGGTGCATCGCTTCACGTTGAACAACGGTGTGCCGAAGGTGGAAGTGAATGATCCGCTGAAGGCGCATCGCGCGATGTTCCGCACCATTACCGATACCGAAATCCACGACATCACGGCGTACCTCGAGTCGCTGAAGTAA
- a CDS encoding acido-empty-quinoprotein group A → MRIVRKIQCAAALCAAMTMMTTALQAQWLDPKDILKPKPDSWPTYSGDYSGRRYSSLTEINSLNVKGLTLAWAQRLTGGEGAPAGGGGGGFGGGAAVPTNVGGVGTAVAPMGTIKGAILQVDGFLYVSTPDNVWAMDAMDGHVLWHYLWKTRGGTHIGNRGVAMWHDRLFLETPDDYLIAIDAKTGKEIWHKEIASFDLQYFSTMAPVVIGDHLLVGTGNDLDEPGMLQSFSPETGDVEWKWFAVPMKKDDPGIETWRNVDAASHGGGNVWVNGSYDPETHLYILGTGNPTAAYTSQMRGPGANLYTCATVAINVDTGKMAWHYQTSPHDTHDFDSAQTQVLVDGMWKGKPRKMVMTAARNGYFFVLDRTTGEHLLTSKLVDSPNWAEDKLDKNGAPVRIPAKDFDYGGALVSPANGGIVNWPPPAFSPQTGLFYVNANESYAMYYLATTDPRGAMGLGGKDEVGLGTLGTYLVGMDYKTGKPAWKHRYPGVGGGSLIGVMATAGHLLFSGDQHGNLVAYESATGKQLWHTRIAVSNAPETYMLDGHQYVLAGAGDMVYAFRLQ, encoded by the coding sequence ATGCGTATTGTTCGCAAGATCCAGTGTGCCGCTGCTCTGTGCGCGGCGATGACGATGATGACCACAGCGTTGCAGGCGCAGTGGCTTGACCCGAAAGACATTCTGAAACCGAAACCCGATAGCTGGCCTACGTATTCGGGCGATTACAGCGGGCGTCGGTATAGCTCGTTGACAGAGATCAATTCGCTGAACGTGAAGGGACTGACGCTGGCTTGGGCGCAGCGTTTGACCGGTGGCGAAGGTGCTCCGGCGGGTGGTGGCGGAGGTGGCTTTGGCGGTGGTGCTGCTGTGCCGACAAATGTTGGTGGTGTGGGAACTGCAGTTGCGCCGATGGGTACGATCAAGGGCGCGATTCTGCAGGTGGATGGATTTCTCTACGTAAGCACGCCGGATAACGTGTGGGCGATGGATGCCATGGATGGGCATGTGCTGTGGCACTACCTATGGAAGACGCGCGGCGGCACGCACATTGGCAATCGTGGTGTGGCCATGTGGCACGATCGTTTGTTCCTGGAGACGCCGGACGATTATCTGATTGCGATTGATGCGAAGACAGGCAAGGAGATCTGGCACAAGGAGATTGCGTCGTTTGATCTGCAGTACTTCTCGACGATGGCGCCGGTGGTGATTGGCGATCATTTGCTGGTTGGTACGGGCAACGATCTGGATGAGCCGGGTATGTTGCAGAGCTTTAGTCCGGAGACTGGCGATGTGGAGTGGAAGTGGTTTGCTGTGCCGATGAAGAAGGATGATCCCGGCATTGAGACATGGCGCAACGTGGATGCGGCTTCGCATGGCGGCGGCAATGTTTGGGTGAACGGATCGTATGATCCGGAGACTCATCTCTACATTCTTGGCACAGGTAATCCTACGGCTGCGTACACGTCGCAGATGCGTGGGCCGGGCGCGAATCTGTACACGTGTGCGACCGTTGCGATCAATGTCGATACGGGCAAGATGGCTTGGCATTACCAGACGTCGCCGCATGACACGCATGACTTTGATTCGGCACAGACGCAGGTGTTGGTGGATGGCATGTGGAAGGGTAAGCCGCGCAAGATGGTGATGACTGCTGCGCGTAACGGCTACTTCTTTGTGCTGGATCGCACCACGGGCGAACATCTGTTAACGAGCAAGCTGGTGGATTCGCCAAACTGGGCGGAGGACAAGCTGGATAAGAACGGTGCGCCTGTTCGTATTCCGGCGAAGGACTTTGACTATGGTGGTGCGCTGGTTTCGCCTGCGAATGGCGGCATTGTGAACTGGCCTCCTCCTGCGTTTAGTCCGCAGACGGGCTTGTTCTATGTGAATGCGAACGAGAGTTATGCCATGTATTACCTGGCCACCACAGACCCACGCGGTGCGATGGGGCTCGGTGGCAAGGATGAGGTTGGGCTTGGAACGCTGGGCACGTATCTCGTTGGCATGGATTACAAGACGGGCAAGCCGGCGTGGAAGCATCGTTATCCGGGTGTTGGTGGCGGGTCGCTGATTGGTGTGATGGCGACTGCAGGGCATCTACTGTTCAGCGGCGATCAGCATGGCAACCTGGTGGCTTATGAATCGGCAACCGGTAAGCAGTTGTGGCATACGCGCATTGCTGTGAGCAACGCGCCGGAGACGTACATGCTGGATGGTCATCAGTATGTGCTGGCCGGAGCGGGTGACATGGTGTACGCGTTCCGTTTGCAGTAG
- a CDS encoding c-type cytochrome has protein sequence MLRCAVAAVLLCVGARAQQGAVSHTEATHQAAPFGVVAYPDRPEQPKEVLDRGKAAYSVNCSFCHGADAAGGSVGPNLLRSEVVLRDVHGELILPIVHGARLAQGMPKIDLPDLTVADIAAWLHSLKTGGNMTPTEEINIVTGNAAAGKVAFDRRCGTCHSANGDLKGFAAKFAQPMQMQQTWISPGVMKGPGMPGLHVPPVTATVVSKGRKITGKLGAYDDFSVVVTTADGVAHTVPLDNGVPRVVVHDPLKTHREMLPTLKDAEIHDITAYLESLR, from the coding sequence ATGTTGCGTTGTGCTGTGGCTGCGGTGCTGCTGTGTGTTGGCGCGCGGGCGCAGCAGGGTGCTGTGTCGCATACGGAGGCGACGCACCAGGCGGCTCCTTTTGGTGTGGTGGCGTATCCGGATCGGCCGGAGCAGCCGAAGGAAGTGCTGGATCGCGGTAAGGCGGCGTATAGCGTGAACTGCTCGTTCTGCCATGGGGCGGATGCGGCGGGTGGTTCGGTTGGGCCGAACCTGTTGCGCAGCGAGGTGGTGCTGCGGGATGTGCATGGCGAGTTGATTCTGCCAATTGTGCATGGTGCGCGTTTGGCGCAGGGGATGCCGAAGATTGATCTGCCGGATCTGACTGTCGCGGATATTGCGGCGTGGCTGCACAGCTTGAAGACGGGCGGAAACATGACGCCGACGGAAGAGATCAACATTGTGACGGGGAATGCTGCGGCGGGGAAGGTGGCGTTTGATCGCCGGTGTGGGACTTGTCATTCGGCGAATGGCGATCTGAAGGGATTTGCTGCGAAGTTTGCACAGCCGATGCAGATGCAGCAGACGTGGATTTCGCCGGGAGTGATGAAGGGGCCTGGGATGCCGGGACTGCATGTGCCTCCGGTGACGGCTACGGTTGTTTCCAAGGGCAGGAAGATTACTGGGAAGTTGGGGGCTTATGACGACTTCTCTGTGGTAGTTACGACGGCGGATGGTGTTGCGCATACCGTGCCGCTGGATAACGGTGTGCCGCGTGTGGTGGTGCATGATCCTTTGAAGACGCATCGGGAGATGCTGCCTACTTTGAAGGATGCGGAGATTCATGACATCACGGCTTATCTGGAGTCGTTGCGATGA
- a CDS encoding HupE/UreJ family protein: MKWKLAAVIVVCVLLCGNTAWAHRIDEYLQATILSVEANRVHASMRLIPGVLVAPAVIAAIDSDHDGVFSETEKRAYAERVVRDLSITVDGKAAHPELDAWTLPEATQLRDGLGEIHIEYHVDVPSSAGANRSLVLANHHLNDASVYLVNVEAPQDRALRIVDQKRNAKQSVYELDYEQVGGGDTSAGARRGMRAWWDGVQVANLFRLGMRHIAEGTDHLLFLLVLLLPAPLLAVDGRWSATAGVRHSLLHIVGIVTAFTVGHSLTLTLAAMNVVHVASRPVEVLIAVSILLSAIHALRPIFPGREAWIAAFFGLIHGLAFASTLDRLGLSRWDRVAGILSFNLGIETMQMLVVVLVLPSLLLMSRTRSYAVLRVGGAVLASVAAVLWIAERVLNVQTPADAVMNGIAHRGLMLATLLFFASVVCWTFARRRVS; the protein is encoded by the coding sequence ATGAAGTGGAAGCTGGCAGCAGTAATCGTTGTGTGCGTGCTGCTGTGTGGGAATACAGCGTGGGCGCACCGGATCGATGAGTATCTGCAGGCGACGATCCTGTCGGTGGAAGCGAACCGCGTGCATGCATCGATGCGGTTGATTCCCGGTGTGCTGGTTGCGCCTGCTGTGATTGCCGCTATCGACAGCGATCACGATGGAGTGTTCTCCGAGACTGAGAAGCGCGCTTATGCAGAGCGTGTTGTGCGCGACCTTTCCATCACAGTGGATGGCAAGGCCGCGCATCCGGAACTGGATGCTTGGACGTTGCCGGAAGCGACGCAGCTGCGTGATGGTCTGGGTGAAATCCATATCGAATATCACGTCGATGTTCCGTCGAGTGCAGGTGCGAATCGCAGCCTGGTGCTTGCGAACCATCATCTGAATGATGCTTCGGTTTACCTGGTGAATGTGGAAGCGCCGCAGGATCGCGCGCTTCGCATTGTGGATCAGAAACGAAATGCGAAGCAGTCAGTTTATGAGCTTGACTATGAGCAGGTGGGTGGTGGGGATACGTCTGCGGGGGCTCGGCGTGGGATGCGTGCGTGGTGGGATGGCGTGCAGGTAGCGAACCTGTTCCGGCTTGGGATGCGGCACATTGCGGAGGGTACGGATCACCTGCTGTTCCTGCTGGTGTTGCTATTGCCTGCGCCGCTGCTGGCTGTGGATGGAAGATGGTCTGCGACGGCTGGAGTTCGGCATAGTCTTCTGCACATTGTTGGTATTGTTACCGCGTTTACTGTGGGACATTCTCTGACGCTGACGCTGGCGGCGATGAACGTTGTCCATGTGGCGAGTCGTCCGGTGGAGGTATTGATCGCAGTGTCCATCCTGCTGTCTGCGATCCATGCTCTGCGGCCCATCTTTCCCGGACGTGAGGCATGGATTGCCGCATTCTTCGGGCTGATTCATGGTCTGGCGTTTGCGTCGACACTGGATCGTTTGGGGCTTTCACGCTGGGATCGCGTTGCAGGGATACTGTCTTTCAACCTGGGAATCGAGACGATGCAGATGCTGGTGGTTGTGCTGGTTCTGCCGTCGTTGCTGTTGATGAGTCGTACTCGGAGTTATGCTGTGCTCCGCGTTGGCGGTGCGGTTTTGGCGAGCGTTGCTGCTGTTCTGTGGATTGCTGAACGCGTGCTGAACGTGCAGACGCCTGCGGATGCTGTGATGAATGGCATTGCGCATCGAGGGTTGATGCTGGCGACTTTGTTGTTCTTTGCGAGTGTTGTTTGCTGGACGTTCGCTCGCAGGCGGGTCTCCTAG
- a CDS encoding DinB family protein, whose translation MSAGLSGEELLAWNDATFVRWMELVKRHPEILRLPCDVYGVADINGLLHHIVAAELRYAQRLCGEAETAYEDIPADVAGMEAAHVGMLKRVRELLADDTFDWELSISFQTRSMGSLRASRRTVLNHTLLHGIRHYAQMVMLVRQAGIAPGWPMDYLFMGVTGRE comes from the coding sequence GTGTCAGCAGGATTGAGTGGCGAAGAACTACTTGCGTGGAACGACGCCACCTTCGTCAGATGGATGGAGTTGGTGAAACGTCATCCTGAGATACTGCGCCTGCCTTGCGATGTGTATGGCGTTGCGGATATCAATGGCCTGCTGCACCATATTGTTGCTGCAGAACTGCGTTATGCACAACGGCTTTGCGGTGAGGCAGAGACTGCATATGAAGACATTCCTGCGGATGTGGCGGGGATGGAAGCGGCACACGTTGGAATGTTGAAGCGGGTCCGCGAACTTTTGGCGGATGACACGTTTGACTGGGAACTGTCTATTTCATTCCAGACGCGAAGTATGGGGTCGCTGCGGGCTTCGCGGCGTACGGTGCTGAATCATACTTTGCTGCATGGGATCCGACACTATGCGCAGATGGTGATGCTGGTGCGACAGGCTGGTATTGCTCCGGGATGGCCTATGGATTATCTGTTCATGGGAGTTACGGGAAGGGAATAG
- a CDS encoding M14 family zinc carboxypeptidase, giving the protein MLRATSLARTAVLLMPIAALAQTTQLRPHSMYEPPAAAAAKSLADSTAGVPQDELTTGEKTNWEKTGLYDETVAMMRLYEKRSKFIKVIPFGTTPEGRTMYAAIISKDKAFTPEAAHKTDKAVILIQSGIHSGEIEGKDTAMMLMRDMAVTNHPKQAAWLDKAIFVVIPLYEIDGHEDRSPYNRANQNGPDITGTRPQEQQLNLNRDYIKADAPETRNFLKLYNAWLPDFMFDNHVTDGADYQYDVTWDMTHHDDIGPGSRDWVNSRFIPQLNKRMEADGHLVSPYGALRGDGMGFAGGGGSPLAPPAAGARGNGGSSGGDDRARRAAPASTNGQRDFNVEVFSPRYSHYWSGARNRPCLLVETHSLKLPKTRAWSNYDIMVHSIDIVTEDPQALRKAVKDSDAADAALAGKRDQEMFLGGKTAASSHPITYHSLKRGTEVSPITGKPVQHFTAEKDDFTVNMHDGVDTTASAPVPAGFLIPIAWKSIADELALQGVVMEKTTKDLSDQTFETWRFSDITKQNFPFEGRTFTDYKLTPVKEKMHMPAGSYYIPMNQPRARIIMAMLHPAAPDALVRWGFFDNIFERMGRIGAAEYLSVPIATKEAADHPELWKEFQSKVDSDPTFANDPDARLKWWIERSNYQPSAVNKYPIAEVWTKNW; this is encoded by the coding sequence ATGCTTCGCGCCACGTCTCTCGCCCGCACCGCCGTTCTGCTCATGCCCATCGCAGCTCTCGCGCAGACCACGCAGCTCCGCCCGCACAGCATGTACGAGCCTCCCGCCGCAGCCGCCGCAAAATCCCTCGCCGACTCCACCGCCGGCGTACCGCAGGACGAGCTCACCACCGGCGAAAAAACCAACTGGGAGAAGACCGGCCTCTACGACGAAACCGTCGCCATGATGCGTCTCTACGAGAAGCGCAGCAAGTTCATCAAGGTCATCCCCTTCGGCACCACGCCCGAAGGCCGCACCATGTACGCCGCCATCATCAGCAAAGACAAGGCCTTCACACCCGAAGCCGCACACAAGACCGACAAGGCCGTCATCCTCATCCAGAGCGGCATCCACTCCGGCGAAATCGAAGGCAAAGACACAGCCATGATGCTCATGCGCGACATGGCCGTCACCAACCATCCCAAGCAGGCCGCATGGCTCGACAAAGCCATCTTCGTCGTCATCCCCCTCTACGAGATCGACGGCCACGAAGACCGCAGCCCCTACAACCGCGCCAACCAGAACGGCCCTGACATCACCGGCACCCGCCCGCAGGAACAGCAGCTCAACCTCAACCGCGACTACATCAAGGCCGACGCCCCCGAAACCCGCAACTTCCTCAAGCTCTACAACGCATGGCTGCCTGACTTCATGTTCGACAACCACGTCACCGACGGCGCCGACTACCAGTACGACGTCACCTGGGACATGACCCACCACGACGACATCGGCCCCGGCTCACGCGACTGGGTCAACTCCCGCTTCATCCCGCAGCTCAACAAACGCATGGAAGCCGACGGCCATCTCGTCTCGCCCTACGGCGCTCTCCGCGGCGACGGCATGGGATTCGCCGGTGGCGGCGGCAGCCCACTCGCACCTCCCGCAGCAGGCGCACGCGGCAACGGCGGAAGCAGTGGTGGTGACGACCGCGCACGCCGCGCCGCCCCAGCCAGCACCAACGGCCAGCGCGACTTCAACGTCGAAGTCTTCTCCCCGCGCTACTCGCACTACTGGTCCGGCGCACGCAATCGCCCATGCCTATTGGTCGAAACGCACTCGCTCAAACTGCCCAAGACGCGCGCATGGTCCAACTACGACATCATGGTCCACTCCATCGACATCGTCACAGAAGACCCGCAGGCCCTGCGCAAAGCAGTAAAGGACAGCGACGCCGCAGACGCAGCACTCGCCGGCAAGCGCGATCAGGAGATGTTCCTCGGCGGCAAGACCGCAGCCAGCTCGCACCCCATCACCTACCACTCGCTCAAGCGCGGTACGGAAGTAAGCCCCATCACCGGCAAACCCGTGCAGCACTTCACCGCAGAGAAAGACGACTTCACCGTCAACATGCACGACGGCGTCGACACCACCGCCTCCGCACCCGTCCCCGCAGGCTTCCTCATCCCCATCGCATGGAAATCCATCGCAGACGAACTCGCCCTGCAAGGCGTCGTCATGGAGAAGACCACCAAGGACCTCAGCGATCAGACCTTTGAAACATGGCGATTCTCTGACATCACCAAGCAGAACTTCCCCTTCGAAGGCCGCACGTTTACGGACTACAAACTGACGCCAGTCAAAGAGAAGATGCACATGCCCGCAGGCAGCTATTACATCCCCATGAACCAACCGCGAGCCCGCATCATCATGGCCATGCTGCACCCCGCCGCACCTGACGCATTAGTGCGTTGGGGCTTCTTCGATAACATCTTCGAACGCATGGGCCGCATCGGCGCAGCCGAATACCTGAGCGTCCCCATCGCAACAAAAGAAGCCGCCGACCACCCCGAACTCTGGAAAGAATTCCAATCCAAAGTAGACAGCGACCCAACCTTCGCCAACGACCCCGACGCCCGCCTCAAATGGTGGATCGAACGCAGCAACTACCAACCCTCAGCAGTAAACAAATACCCAATAGCCGAAGTCTGGACCAAGAACTGGTAA
- a CDS encoding acido-empty-quinoprotein group A — MMRFFYAAMMAVCVSTAGAQSLDPSSILQRDVKAWPTYSGDYTGQRFSPIAQINTSNVKGLVEAWSQKLPSEVTHSGGVGTTVAPLGRVSGSIVQVDGVLFVTTPDNVWSMDAATGKVNWHYQWKTRGGTHIGNRGVGVWRDRVFFETPDNYLVALNAKTGEEIWHKEIASFDLQYFSTMAPHVVGDHLLVGTGNDLDEPGMLQSFNPQTGDVEWTWYATPMKKGDEGLSTWASVDAASHGGGNVWVNGSYDSETHLYIFGTGNPSAAFTSQLRGPGANLYTCSTVAVNVDTGKLAWYYQTSPHDTHDYDSAQTQVLVDGTWQGKPRKLVMTMARNGYFFVLDRVTGEHLLTSKMFASTNWAEETLDAKGAPVRIPAKDFDYAGALVSPSTQGIVNWQPPAYSPQTGLFYVNTSETWEMYYLATTDPRGAMGLGGEQLMNLPSNGGWLMAIDYTTGKPRWKHRYPGVTGALAAGVMTTAGHLLFAPDIHGNLIAYNSATGRQLWHQHIGASNAPETFVLNGKQYVLAAGGDTLYAFRLP, encoded by the coding sequence ATGATGCGTTTTTTCTATGCAGCGATGATGGCGGTGTGTGTGTCGACGGCGGGTGCGCAGTCGCTTGATCCTTCTTCGATTCTTCAGCGTGATGTGAAGGCCTGGCCTACTTACTCGGGTGACTACACGGGACAACGGTTTAGTCCGATTGCGCAGATCAACACGAGTAATGTGAAGGGGCTGGTGGAGGCGTGGTCGCAGAAGCTTCCTTCTGAGGTGACGCATAGCGGTGGCGTTGGGACTACGGTTGCGCCACTGGGGCGTGTGTCGGGATCGATTGTGCAGGTGGATGGTGTTCTGTTTGTCACTACGCCTGACAATGTTTGGTCTATGGATGCTGCCACGGGCAAGGTGAATTGGCACTATCAATGGAAGACGCGCGGCGGTACGCACATTGGGAATCGTGGCGTGGGTGTTTGGCGCGATCGTGTGTTCTTTGAGACTCCGGATAACTATCTTGTGGCTTTGAATGCGAAGACGGGCGAAGAGATATGGCACAAGGAAATTGCTTCGTTTGATTTGCAGTATTTCTCCACGATGGCTCCGCATGTTGTGGGCGACCACTTATTAGTTGGTACGGGCAACGATCTGGATGAACCGGGCATGTTGCAGAGCTTCAATCCACAGACGGGCGATGTGGAATGGACGTGGTACGCCACGCCGATGAAGAAGGGCGATGAGGGCTTATCGACGTGGGCTAGTGTGGATGCGGCTTCGCATGGCGGCGGCAATGTGTGGGTGAATGGATCGTATGACTCGGAGACGCACCTATACATCTTTGGCACGGGGAATCCGAGTGCGGCGTTTACGTCGCAACTGCGTGGGCCGGGCGCGAATCTGTATACCTGCTCTACGGTTGCGGTGAATGTGGATACGGGGAAGTTGGCCTGGTATTACCAGACGTCGCCGCATGACACGCATGATTATGATTCGGCGCAGACGCAGGTGCTGGTGGATGGAACGTGGCAGGGTAAGCCACGCAAGCTAGTGATGACGATGGCGCGCAATGGTTATTTCTTTGTGCTGGATCGTGTGACGGGTGAGCACTTACTTACTTCGAAGATGTTTGCTTCTACGAACTGGGCTGAAGAGACGCTGGATGCGAAGGGTGCTCCGGTGCGGATTCCGGCGAAGGATTTTGATTATGCCGGTGCATTGGTTTCGCCTTCAACGCAGGGTATTGTGAACTGGCAGCCACCTGCTTATAGCCCACAGACGGGGTTGTTCTATGTGAATACCTCAGAGACGTGGGAGATGTACTACCTGGCGACAACCGATCCGCGCGGGGCGATGGGATTGGGCGGCGAGCAGTTGATGAATCTGCCATCGAATGGCGGATGGTTGATGGCGATTGATTACACGACGGGGAAGCCGCGGTGGAAGCATCGCTATCCCGGAGTTACGGGTGCGCTGGCGGCTGGTGTGATGACGACGGCAGGGCACTTACTCTTTGCGCCGGATATTCATGGCAACCTTATCGCCTATAACTCTGCGACAGGGCGGCAGTTGTGGCATCAACACATTGGTGCGTCGAATGCGCCGGAGACGTTTGTGTTGAACGGCAAGCAGTATGTGCTGGCTGCTGGTGGCGATACGTTGTATGCGTTTCGTTTGCCGTAA